Sequence from the Maribacter aquivivus genome:
TTAATGCAACGTTAACTAGAATTAATGCCGTATTTGAACGCGATTTAGCAATAACTTTAGAGTTAATAGTAAATACAGACCTTGTAATTTATACAGATCCAGAAACTGATCCTTATACAGGTAGTTTAAGCTCTCAGGTGCAAAATACATTGACAAGTGTAATTGGAGAGGCAAATTATGATATAGGCCATCTTTTTAATCAACAGGATAATACTTTGGACGGTAACTCGGGTTTTATTGGTGCCGTTTGTACAGATAGTAGAAAGGGTAGTGGTTATACTACATTGTCTTCACCGGTTGGTGATGCTTTTGATATTGATTTGGTTGCTCATGAAATGGGACATCAGTTTGGTGCAAATCATTCATTTTCACATATTTCAGAAGGTACAACGGTACAGGTTGAGCCAGCTAGTGGTACAACAATAATGGGGTATGCAGGGATAACAGGAAATAATAATGTGGCTTCTAATAGTGATGATTACTTTCATTATGTTAGTATAGTTCAAATACGAGATTATTTAGAAACTGTTTCATGCGGTGTCACAGATGTGATAACCAATAATCCGCCAACGATTTCGCCATTAACAGATTATATTATACCTAAAGGAACTCCTTTTGTTCTTACGGGTTCGGCTACAGATGTTGATGTTGCAAATGTGCTTAGTTATACTTGGGAGCAGATTGATAACGGAATAGTTACTCAGGCTACATTTGGACCGGATAACCCGGCCGGAGCAAATTTTAGATCTTTGCCACCTAAACTTACTCCAGAAAGATATTTTCCTAGTTTGAATAGAATTTTAAGCGGAGAACTAACTCAGACAGTACCAACTTCTGGTTCTGCTTGGGAAACGCTTTCTACTGTAGGGCGAGATATGAATTTTTCATTGACCGTACGCGATAATGCTTTAAATGGCGGACAGTCAGATTCAGATGAGATGACAGTTTCGGTAGTCAATGAAGCCGGACCCTTTTTAATAAGTTCTCAGGCTGCAGAAGAGTCGTTTGAAGCTGGATCAGTGCAAACTATTACTTGGGATGTTGCCAATACTGACATCTCACCCATAAATGCTGAAACTGTTTCTATCTTTTTATCTACTGATCGTGGTATAACTTTTCCTGTTTTATTAGTAGAAAACACTTTGAATGATGGTAGTCAGACTATAATCATACCAAATATTCCGACAAGTACAGGGCGTATTATGATCAAAGCGGATGACAATATTTTCTTTGCAGTTAATGATGTAAATTTTTCTATAACTCCCTCAGAGATCGTACTTAATTTTGAAGAGGTTGTTTTTGATATATGTAAACCAGATGATTTAAGTGTTGATTTTACTTATGAGACGGATTTAGGTTTTGATGAAGAAAGTGCCTTTAGCGTACTTGATTTGCCAATAGGTGTTACAGCAACTTTTACACCTTCAGTTGCGGATGCGGACGACACGTTGGTTACCATTGATTTTGAAGGAATATCAACAGTAGATCCCGGTATTTATCCTATTAGAGTTTTAGCCACAGCAGATACGGTTACAAAAGAAATTACCCTGCAGTTAAGGATTTATGATGATAATTTTGAAGAGGTAATTCTAATTTCGCCTGTTGATAGTTTTGAGAATGCCTCTACAGATGTGTTGCTAGAATGGAAAACATCGGTTGGTAATACGCAGTATGATATTGAAATTTCAGATGATACTGCTTTTACCAATATTATAGAGTCAATCACGGTTAATGGTGGTTCGTTCTCGCCTACACTTTTAGATAATAATAGCACTTATTTTTGGAGGGTAAAGCCAAGAAATGATTGCGGTGAGGGTGTTTTTAGTGCCCCTTTTAGCTTTTCTACAGTTCAGTTTAATTGCGCTACAAAAAGTGCTACGGGTATGCCAATCGCTATATCAAGTAGCGGTACACCGGTTATCACTTCTAAAATCGTGTTTTTTGAAGATTTGCCAGTAGCTGATATTAATGTAATATTAGATATTGAACATACCTTTTTAGCTGATTTGGTAGTTAGCTTAACATCGCCGGCAGGTACTACGGTAACATTGGTTTCTAGTTCATGCGGTGATGCACGAAATATTAATGCAACTTTTGATGATGATAGTCCGGCTTTTACTTGCTCGGTTAATCCTGGTATTAGTGGTTCGGTAAAACCGTTAGGAAGTTTAAGTTCTTTTAATGGAGAATCAATATTAGGCGAATGGACTTTAGAAATAAAAGATAACGCACCTTCAGATGGTGGTAGTTTAAATTCTTTTGTTCTTGAAGCTTGTGTTGAAGGAGATTTTAGACCAGATGCCGATAATGACGGAGTGTTTGATGATGGTGATGATTTATGTTTAGGTACACCTGCTGGTCAAGAAGTAGATGCTTCTGGTTGTGCTATATATCGTTTCCCTGTAGAGAACTTTATTATTAGCTTGGCAAGTGAAACATGTAGAGATAATAACGATGGTTCGTTATCTATTGTGCCAAAGTTAGCGTTAGATTATCAGGTGGTAGTTTCTGGTAATGGATTAAATCTAACACAGAATTTTT
This genomic interval carries:
- a CDS encoding zinc-dependent metalloprotease: MIAKLRLVFTITIVFLSFSGMAQTAYWKNTEFNNKAKQFTKQQLRVNKGTAFTLNQQQFLQALSENKTSKIIYFPDETGKLVPFLVEDSHLFSEELALKYPSIKSYKGIALHDATTQIRFSVSPKGIQSTMSTSGENGALFMQKSADDTYVLYRRTEQDERDIDFVCKTMPEVKNYSQNLTAKLVDDQTLRKFRVAISASGEYTEFHGGTKADALAAINATLTRINAVFERDLAITLELIVNTDLVIYTDPETDPYTGSLSSQVQNTLTSVIGEANYDIGHLFNQQDNTLDGNSGFIGAVCTDSRKGSGYTTLSSPVGDAFDIDLVAHEMGHQFGANHSFSHISEGTTVQVEPASGTTIMGYAGITGNNNVASNSDDYFHYVSIVQIRDYLETVSCGVTDVITNNPPTISPLTDYIIPKGTPFVLTGSATDVDVANVLSYTWEQIDNGIVTQATFGPDNPAGANFRSLPPKLTPERYFPSLNRILSGELTQTVPTSGSAWETLSTVGRDMNFSLTVRDNALNGGQSDSDEMTVSVVNEAGPFLISSQAAEESFEAGSVQTITWDVANTDISPINAETVSIFLSTDRGITFPVLLVENTLNDGSQTIIIPNIPTSTGRIMIKADDNIFFAVNDVNFSITPSEIVLNFEEVVFDICKPDDLSVDFTYETDLGFDEESAFSVLDLPIGVTATFTPSVADADDTLVTIDFEGISTVDPGIYPIRVLATADTVTKEITLQLRIYDDNFEEVILISPVDSFENASTDVLLEWKTSVGNTQYDIEISDDTAFTNIIESITVNGGSFSPTLLDNNSTYFWRVKPRNDCGEGVFSAPFSFSTVQFNCATKSATGMPIAISSSGTPVITSKIVFFEDLPVADINVILDIEHTFLADLVVSLTSPAGTTVTLVSSSCGDARNINATFDDDSPAFTCSVNPGISGSVKPLGSLSSFNGESILGEWTLEIKDNAPSDGGSLNSFVLEACVEGDFRPDADNDGVFDDGDDLCLGTPAGQEVDASGCAIYRFPVENFIISLASETCRDNNDGSLSIVPKLALDYQVVVSGNGLNLTQNFSNAFNLANLGSGTYTLCVTGTDGVIAYQEYCVEVQITEPSALNVTSKIAADGSQITLEMNGGLFYTIELNGVAIQTEESTVVLDLDKGLNTLKVFTDIPCQGVYEEQIRFYIKPVVYPNPVKDIVQVYLGTQQEEVTVRVFSADGRYISSNSILPLNGIISLDLSSLSTGIYYLKYEGITINGTSKVIKE